A genomic region of Terriglobales bacterium contains the following coding sequences:
- a CDS encoding SIMPL domain-containing protein, whose protein sequence is MNRTNRTVSVTATESVEVPAELAIVEIGCQSFGETREAVLEDNFRTSQRITEAVERVGVPKANIQTSNLRLSQIFENDKVLEQIARGRRFVANQGWQVQVSAERADSVIEAATRAGANVLGTVRWTVRDPAALEGRAAAVAMMRVRKVAEEMAAGLGGKLGELIYASNELETRYEVGGGVFAGEGPGVGPEQRSLRLFPQKVSRRASVHAVFALQ, encoded by the coding sequence GTGAACCGCACCAACCGGACCGTTTCGGTGACGGCGACGGAATCAGTTGAGGTACCTGCTGAGTTGGCCATCGTCGAAATCGGATGTCAAAGCTTCGGCGAAACGCGGGAGGCCGTACTCGAAGACAATTTCCGCACTTCACAGCGAATCACTGAAGCCGTCGAGCGGGTTGGCGTTCCAAAGGCCAATATTCAGACGTCTAACTTGCGCCTCTCGCAGATATTCGAAAACGACAAGGTCTTAGAGCAGATCGCTAGGGGTCGCAGGTTTGTGGCAAACCAGGGATGGCAGGTTCAGGTATCTGCTGAGAGAGCGGATAGCGTAATCGAGGCAGCCACGCGGGCCGGAGCCAACGTGCTCGGCACGGTTCGCTGGACGGTTCGTGACCCGGCCGCGCTTGAAGGCAGAGCCGCAGCAGTTGCGATGATGCGGGTACGAAAGGTCGCGGAAGAGATGGCCGCGGGACTAGGAGGAAAGCTGGGTGAACTGATATACGCAAGCAATGAATTAGAAACTCGCTACGAAGTCGGAGGTGGCGTGTTTGCCGGAGAAGGACCGGGTGTCGGTCCAGAACAACGTAGTCTCCGACTGTTTCCGCAGAAAGTGTCGCGAAGGGCAAGTGTTCATGCGGTGTTCGCGCTACAGTGA
- a CDS encoding MBL fold metallo-hydrolase encodes MPYIQFLGAAGTVTGSKHLINTADHGGKRGFQVLIDCGLFQGHKQWRVRNWQDTPIPARLIDAVILTHAHIDHAGWVPRLIQEGFRGPIFATPPTVDLCGVLLPDSGHLQEEEAEYANRKKTSKHSPALPLYTEQQALESLAYLKQVDFGEERRLAPEFSFRYLRAAHILGSAMVEVKLETPQGRRTLLFSGDVGRVRDTQIAPGKVISTGPDDIERADVMVIESTYGNRRHPATDPRPEIARLIQATAKRGGSVVVPAFAVERTQKLIFLLKDMMESGEIPRLPVFADSPMAIQAMKIFVEHEQEFTEPTRRLIDRYGSPLAWEGFHFASTAEESKKINEARYPVIIVSSSGMVTGGRVLHHLAIRLPDPRNLVLFVGFQAPGTRGATIKAGADSVRIFGEEIPIRAQVAALEQFSDHADTPEMLEWLSSLKRPPGVTYLVHGEPDASAAMRDAIASSLHWKVEIAEWMQKVDV; translated from the coding sequence ATGCCCTACATCCAGTTTCTCGGCGCCGCCGGCACCGTGACCGGGTCCAAGCACCTCATCAACACCGCCGATCACGGCGGCAAGCGCGGCTTCCAGGTGCTGATCGATTGCGGCCTCTTCCAGGGACACAAGCAGTGGCGCGTGCGGAACTGGCAGGACACGCCCATCCCCGCCCGCCTCATTGACGCGGTCATCCTCACGCACGCCCACATCGACCACGCCGGCTGGGTGCCGCGCCTGATCCAGGAAGGATTTCGCGGACCCATCTTTGCCACGCCGCCCACCGTGGACTTGTGCGGCGTGCTGCTGCCGGACTCCGGCCACTTGCAGGAAGAGGAAGCCGAGTACGCCAACCGTAAGAAGACTTCCAAGCACTCGCCCGCCTTGCCGCTCTACACCGAACAGCAGGCGCTGGAGAGCCTGGCGTACCTCAAGCAGGTGGACTTCGGCGAAGAGCGTCGCCTCGCGCCCGAGTTCAGTTTTCGCTATCTGCGGGCTGCCCACATCCTGGGTTCGGCCATGGTGGAAGTGAAGCTGGAGACGCCGCAGGGTCGGCGCACGCTCTTGTTCTCAGGAGACGTGGGCCGCGTACGCGACACCCAGATCGCCCCCGGCAAGGTCATCTCCACCGGCCCCGACGACATCGAGCGCGCCGACGTCATGGTCATCGAATCCACTTACGGCAACCGCCGCCATCCCGCCACCGACCCGCGCCCCGAAATCGCCCGCCTCATCCAGGCGACCGCCAAGCGCGGCGGCAGCGTGGTCGTCCCCGCATTCGCCGTCGAGCGCACGCAGAAACTCATCTTCCTGCTCAAGGACATGATGGAGTCCGGCGAGATTCCGCGCCTGCCTGTCTTCGCCGACAGCCCTATGGCCATCCAGGCCATGAAGATCTTCGTCGAGCACGAGCAGGAATTCACCGAGCCCACGCGCCGGCTCATCGACCGCTATGGCTCACCGCTCGCCTGGGAGGGCTTCCACTTCGCTTCCACCGCCGAAGAGTCCAAGAAGATCAACGAGGCGCGTTATCCCGTGATCATCGTTTCTTCCAGCGGCATGGTCACCGGTGGCCGCGTGCTGCATCACCTGGCGATTCGCCTGCCCGACCCGCGCAATCTGGTGCTGTTCGTCGGCTTCCAGGCTCCGGGCACGCGTGGGGCCACCATCAAGGCCGGCGCCGATTCCGTTCGCATCTTCGGCGAAGAGATTCCCATCCGCGCCCAGGTGGCGGCGCTGGAACAGTTCAGCGACCACGCCGACACCCCGGAAATGCTCGAGTGGCTATCCAGCCTGAAGCGCCCGCCCGGCGTCACCTACCTCGTCCACGGCGAGCCCGACGCCTCCGCCGCCATGCGCGACGCCATCGCCTCCTCTCTCCACTGGAAGGTCGAGATCGCCGAGTGGATGCAGAAGGTGGACGTGTAA